In one Inquilinus sp. Marseille-Q2685 genomic region, the following are encoded:
- a CDS encoding DUF4781 domain-containing protein: protein MSLAPLRRGEFERAPQLRGPEMGFASAVDRAKAAKPVPAARAREIDEWVRDRVKDHTLRFWKDDGAETAAKALKGDSDLGELTAAEQARLVDRVLRKWQGDGAASAQDLAGRVRGNRDLARLVADRLAARSVELQAGKRGDEKLDPALTTARVYAEAAVLALGYDPERPDFTAKLDAAGLRALVGSQSRDQASAFAAMLAHQPRALASAVSAMADAPDGEARDAFTLGAFAQARERTYFEALGLPQDMGRALARALGQPGEGERLGGILATPEGRRLLVEQLPFPQQGKTTPEARGQLLGLVLQHREITADVLQRSPGGDPWASPAVAKPMAQAAADQALQASGGKGHGIELAGAEALESRVARALGLRHEGEDGRTIDRIASAIRSQGGTDGKVTVLPIQFSSSESGAARLPLFRVAGKDGAVRFVDNQGGRYADFASWKRENRLPPGAMTYPRSGVLQEKDGRAVLDSAATPRTPDSFGEHVEEALDKAALFGGVVAGGAMVLGSGGTAAPAVVAGAGAWFAWRGAEEAGALRGHGLDQWDNPEYRMALFNTVAGGASILPFGRLAYLSQTGKAAEAGRVWSGLNGTAMAADGAAAANTGYTLATGWDGLSPGQRLEMGLGVALWGGMTLAVGRSGRASSADQPRADGTDGAESPGSADGPQVPLNPTSPLPQRPTWKTRAAEELDVGISDLHFVEIRRTNGNGEGVLADGAAVSPHEEVIRMDNDGREGRSIVLDMSDATTGNRRFAQSLADTAQAPVYLRREAGGWTALRPGKSTQDWSVEVEGRTLYRVDPDGARHRIESVEDHLGPRLGAGLSKTAFAFGDKAVVVIRDGDLLPGFKEMAMLNRLEEAGLPVARPLGLTRVGGQPALLVDRYAANSKDMMNRPGGEEVVDTSRLNRNSLSSLQRIKATMLERKIDIKDLQFLMKEDGSFVVADPQEIYFGYEPSWKRIAVIDRFIDAAEAKLGRHG, encoded by the coding sequence ATGAGCCTGGCGCCGCTGCGTCGCGGGGAGTTCGAACGGGCGCCGCAGCTCCGCGGTCCGGAGATGGGCTTCGCCTCGGCGGTGGACCGCGCGAAGGCGGCGAAACCGGTGCCGGCGGCGCGGGCGCGCGAGATCGACGAATGGGTCCGGGACAGGGTCAAGGACCACACGCTGCGCTTCTGGAAGGATGACGGCGCCGAGACGGCGGCCAAGGCGCTGAAGGGCGACAGCGATCTCGGCGAGCTGACGGCGGCGGAGCAGGCGCGGCTGGTCGACCGGGTGCTGCGCAAATGGCAGGGCGATGGCGCGGCCTCGGCGCAGGACTTGGCCGGGCGGGTGCGGGGGAACCGGGACCTGGCCCGGCTGGTGGCGGACCGTCTGGCGGCGCGCTCGGTCGAGCTGCAGGCCGGCAAGCGCGGCGACGAGAAGCTGGACCCGGCGCTGACGACCGCCCGCGTCTATGCCGAGGCGGCGGTGCTGGCGCTGGGCTACGACCCGGAGCGGCCGGACTTCACGGCGAAGCTGGACGCGGCCGGGCTGCGGGCGCTGGTCGGGTCGCAGTCGCGCGACCAGGCCTCGGCCTTCGCGGCGATGCTGGCGCACCAGCCGCGGGCGCTGGCCTCGGCCGTGTCGGCAATGGCCGATGCGCCGGATGGCGAGGCGCGCGATGCCTTCACGCTCGGCGCCTTCGCCCAGGCGCGGGAGCGCACCTATTTCGAGGCGCTGGGGCTGCCGCAGGACATGGGCCGGGCGCTGGCCAGGGCGCTCGGCCAGCCGGGCGAAGGTGAGCGGCTGGGCGGGATCCTGGCGACGCCGGAGGGCCGCAGGCTGCTGGTCGAGCAACTGCCTTTCCCGCAGCAGGGCAAGACCACGCCGGAGGCACGGGGCCAGTTGCTGGGCCTGGTGCTGCAGCACCGCGAGATCACGGCGGATGTGCTGCAGCGCTCGCCGGGCGGCGACCCCTGGGCCTCGCCGGCGGTGGCGAAGCCGATGGCGCAGGCGGCGGCGGACCAGGCGCTGCAGGCGTCCGGCGGCAAGGGCCACGGCATAGAGCTGGCGGGGGCGGAGGCGCTGGAAAGCCGGGTGGCCCGGGCGCTGGGGCTCAGGCACGAGGGCGAGGACGGCAGGACCATCGACAGGATCGCTTCGGCGATCCGCAGCCAGGGCGGCACCGACGGCAAGGTCACGGTGCTGCCGATCCAGTTCTCCAGCAGCGAGAGCGGAGCGGCGCGGCTGCCGCTGTTCCGGGTCGCGGGCAAGGACGGGGCGGTGCGCTTCGTCGACAACCAGGGCGGCCGCTACGCCGACTTCGCCAGCTGGAAGCGGGAGAACCGGCTGCCGCCGGGCGCCATGACCTATCCGCGCAGCGGCGTGCTGCAGGAGAAGGACGGCCGCGCGGTGCTGGACAGCGCCGCCACCCCGCGCACGCCGGACAGCTTCGGCGAGCATGTCGAGGAGGCGCTGGACAAGGCGGCGCTGTTCGGCGGCGTCGTCGCCGGCGGGGCAATGGTGCTGGGCTCGGGCGGCACCGCGGCGCCGGCGGTGGTGGCCGGAGCGGGAGCGTGGTTCGCCTGGCGCGGGGCGGAGGAGGCGGGGGCGCTGCGGGGGCACGGCCTGGATCAATGGGACAATCCGGAATACCGGATGGCGCTGTTCAACACGGTCGCGGGCGGCGCAAGCATCCTGCCCTTCGGCCGGCTGGCCTACCTCTCGCAGACCGGCAAGGCGGCGGAGGCGGGCCGGGTGTGGTCCGGCCTCAACGGCACGGCGATGGCGGCGGACGGCGCCGCGGCCGCCAACACCGGCTACACCCTGGCCACGGGCTGGGACGGCCTCTCCCCCGGCCAGCGCCTGGAGATGGGCCTCGGCGTCGCCCTCTGGGGCGGCATGACCCTGGCGGTCGGCCGCTCCGGCCGGGCGTCGTCGGCCGACCAGCCGCGGGCCGACGGGACGGACGGAGCGGAAAGCCCCGGCTCGGCCGACGGGCCCCAGGTCCCGCTCAACCCGACATCGCCGCTGCCGCAGCGGCCGACCTGGAAGACCAGGGCGGCCGAGGAGCTGGATGTCGGCATCTCCGATCTCCACTTCGTCGAGATCCGGCGGACGAACGGGAACGGGGAAGGTGTGCTCGCGGACGGGGCGGCCGTGTCGCCGCATGAGGAGGTGATCCGGATGGACAATGACGGCCGCGAGGGCCGCTCGATCGTCCTGGATATGTCCGACGCCACGACCGGGAACCGGCGCTTTGCTCAGAGCCTCGCCGACACCGCCCAGGCTCCGGTCTATCTCCGGCGTGAAGCCGGAGGATGGACGGCGCTCCGGCCCGGCAAGTCGACGCAGGACTGGTCGGTCGAGGTGGAGGGGCGAACGCTCTACCGGGTCGACCCGGACGGCGCCCGGCACCGGATCGAGTCCGTGGAGGATCACCTTGGGCCGCGGCTCGGGGCCGGCCTGTCCAAGACGGCCTTCGCCTTCGGAGACAAGGCGGTGGTCGTGATCCGCGACGGCGATCTCCTGCCCGGCTTCAAGGAGATGGCGATGCTCAACCGGCTGGAGGAGGCGGGGCTTCCGGTCGCCCGGCCGCTGGGGCTGACGCGGGTGGGCGGTCAACCCGCACTGCTGGTCGACCGCTATGCTGCCAACAGCAAGGACATGATGAACCGCCCCGGCGGCGAGGAGGTCGTCGACACCTCCCGCCTGAATCGGAACAGCCTGTCCAGCCTCCAGCGGATCAAGGCGACGATGTTGGAGCGGAAGATCGACATCAAGGATCTCCAGTTCCTGATGAAGGAGGATGGCAGCTTCGTCGTCGCCGACCCGCAGGAGATCTATTTCGGGTATGAGCCGTCGTGGAAGCGCATCGCGGTCATCGACAGATTCATCGATGCGGCCGAGGCGAAGCTCGGCCGGCACGGGTAA
- a CDS encoding LysE family translocator: MNWHLYGTFLVTALILSVTPGPVNILALSHALALGWARTVTTVAGATLAIAIQAALAVVGIGSFLALLGQWFDLLRWAGAGYLVYLGIQQWRARGGMAIEAGGAIPVGQRFWKGFLISATNPKTLLFFPAFFPQFIDPALPATPQLSLLAASFTAISFLGILTNAVAAHALRRWLQQPSRARLCNRLFGGALVGMGASMLQS, from the coding sequence ATGAACTGGCATCTGTACGGCACCTTCCTGGTCACCGCGCTGATCCTGAGCGTCACGCCGGGGCCGGTGAACATCCTGGCGCTGTCGCATGCGCTGGCGCTGGGCTGGGCCCGCACGGTGACGACGGTGGCGGGCGCGACCCTGGCGATCGCCATCCAGGCGGCGCTGGCCGTGGTCGGCATCGGCTCGTTCCTGGCCCTGCTGGGCCAGTGGTTCGACCTGCTGCGCTGGGCCGGCGCCGGCTATCTCGTCTATCTCGGCATCCAGCAGTGGCGGGCCCGCGGCGGCATGGCGATCGAGGCCGGCGGCGCGATCCCGGTCGGGCAACGGTTCTGGAAGGGGTTCCTGATCTCGGCCACCAACCCGAAGACGCTGCTGTTCTTCCCGGCCTTCTTCCCGCAATTCATCGACCCGGCCCTGCCGGCGACGCCGCAGCTGTCCCTGCTGGCCGCCAGCTTCACCGCGATCAGCTTCCTCGGGATCCTCACCAATGCGGTCGCCGCCCATGCGCTGCGGCGCTGGCTGCAGCAGCCGAGCCGCGCCCGGCTGTGCAACCGGCTGTTCGGCGGCGCGCTGGTCGGGATGGGCGCCTCGATGCTGCAGAGCTGA
- a CDS encoding AAA family ATPase: protein MLIEREEPLDRLIDLARRAAEGHGGTVVLGGEAGIGKTALLHEFTQRLGPGHRVLWGGSEALFTPRALGPLQDMAHALGPRMAALLDQAAAPERLFPALLNTLQELPETTVLVFEDVHWADNATLDLVKYLGRRMPVLRTLLVLSYRSDEVGPDHPLRQVLGDLPATAVRIAMQPLSPEAVAALARQGGRPAAELHRITAGNPFFVTELLASQDAAPGSVPASIRDAVWSRLSRLSPEEREALETVSIVPGSVEPWLARALLGGRADAAVDRCIARGMLVRDDQGAIGFRHELARLATLDQLTPAVQQSLHARVETAMAEAPARQAIALLPRQVHHAAAADDGERVLALAPQAAAQASRLGAHHQAAAHLATALRYADQAPKAVAAQLHEDWANEAGLALRIDDTVIEARQHAIALWRELGRMDKVGLNLRALARLLWSRGEVRQAGDCVDEAIRELERLPPGPELAMAYSVRSQLHMQQSHVDEAVEWGRRAMALADRLGDVETRVHALNNVATALLFVDRPGGLEMMEESLALALEHGFREHAARAYMNLAEYAVTFKDFTLAERVLAEGIAYQTRHDLDSWTHYQVGWQARLRLEQGRFREAESIAGGVVGLDLLAPTIRLPALIVLGRVRMRLGEPDAPDLLRQALRHALETGDLHLIAPVRFALAEAAWLAGEPAAAHEPLAAVAAMDLDSFDPWALGELAVWWRRCGMTAPPPAVATARAPAPRAAELAGDPAAAAAEWTRLGLPYEAALALTQVRGGEAGPALARAVAMLEEIEARPAALLARRTAQRLGVADQLPRARRGPYSAARRHPLGLTRRELQVLRLLAQGMGNQDIARRLVRSPRTVEHHVSAVLGKLNASSRMDVVLRLHSEPWLLSAGEN from the coding sequence ATGCTGATCGAGCGCGAGGAGCCGCTTGACCGACTGATCGACCTGGCCCGGCGCGCCGCGGAGGGGCACGGCGGCACGGTCGTGCTGGGCGGCGAGGCCGGGATCGGCAAGACCGCGCTGCTGCACGAGTTCACGCAACGCCTGGGCCCCGGCCACCGGGTGCTGTGGGGCGGATCCGAGGCGCTGTTCACGCCGCGCGCCCTGGGTCCGCTGCAGGACATGGCCCATGCCCTCGGCCCCCGCATGGCGGCCCTGCTGGACCAGGCGGCGGCGCCGGAGCGGCTGTTCCCCGCCTTGCTGAACACGCTGCAGGAACTGCCGGAGACCACGGTCCTGGTGTTCGAGGACGTGCACTGGGCCGACAATGCGACGCTCGACCTGGTAAAGTATCTCGGCCGCCGCATGCCGGTGCTGCGGACCCTGCTGGTGCTGAGCTACCGCAGCGACGAGGTCGGCCCCGACCATCCGTTGCGCCAAGTGCTGGGCGACCTGCCGGCCACGGCCGTCCGCATCGCCATGCAGCCGCTGTCGCCCGAAGCGGTCGCCGCGCTGGCCCGGCAGGGCGGCCGCCCCGCCGCCGAGCTGCACCGGATCACGGCAGGCAACCCTTTCTTCGTCACCGAGCTTCTGGCCAGCCAGGACGCCGCCCCCGGCAGCGTGCCGGCCTCGATCCGGGATGCGGTGTGGTCGCGGCTGTCGCGGCTGTCGCCGGAGGAGCGCGAGGCGCTGGAGACGGTCAGCATCGTGCCGGGCAGCGTCGAGCCCTGGCTGGCGCGGGCGCTGCTGGGCGGCAGGGCCGACGCCGCGGTCGACCGCTGCATCGCCCGCGGCATGCTGGTGCGCGACGACCAGGGCGCGATCGGCTTCCGCCACGAACTGGCACGGCTGGCCACGCTCGACCAGCTGACCCCGGCCGTCCAGCAATCGCTGCACGCCCGGGTCGAGACCGCGATGGCCGAGGCCCCTGCCCGGCAGGCGATCGCCCTGCTACCGCGCCAGGTGCACCACGCCGCCGCGGCGGATGACGGCGAGCGCGTGCTGGCCCTGGCGCCGCAGGCCGCGGCGCAGGCCTCGCGCCTGGGCGCGCATCACCAGGCGGCGGCGCATCTGGCGACCGCCCTGCGCTATGCCGACCAGGCGCCGAAGGCGGTGGCGGCGCAGCTGCACGAGGACTGGGCCAACGAGGCCGGCCTGGCGCTGCGCATCGACGACACGGTGATCGAGGCGCGGCAGCACGCCATCGCGCTGTGGCGCGAGCTGGGCCGCATGGACAAGGTGGGCCTGAACCTGCGGGCGCTGGCCCGGCTGCTGTGGTCGCGCGGCGAGGTGCGGCAGGCCGGCGACTGCGTCGACGAGGCGATCCGCGAGCTGGAGCGCCTGCCGCCCGGCCCCGAGCTGGCGATGGCCTACAGCGTGCGCTCGCAGCTGCACATGCAGCAGAGCCATGTCGACGAGGCGGTCGAATGGGGCCGGCGGGCGATGGCGCTGGCCGACCGGCTGGGCGATGTCGAGACCCGGGTGCATGCGCTCAACAACGTCGCCACCGCCCTCCTCTTCGTCGACCGCCCCGGCGGGCTGGAGATGATGGAGGAGAGCCTGGCGCTCGCCCTGGAGCACGGCTTCCGCGAGCACGCCGCCCGGGCCTATATGAACCTCGCCGAGTATGCGGTGACGTTCAAGGACTTCACCCTGGCCGAGCGGGTGCTGGCCGAGGGCATCGCCTACCAGACCCGGCACGATCTCGATTCCTGGACCCATTACCAGGTCGGCTGGCAGGCGCGGCTGCGCCTCGAGCAGGGCCGGTTCCGCGAGGCCGAATCGATCGCCGGCGGCGTCGTCGGCCTGGACCTGCTGGCGCCGACCATCCGCCTGCCCGCCCTGATCGTGCTCGGCCGGGTGCGGATGCGGCTGGGCGAGCCGGACGCCCCCGACCTGCTGCGGCAGGCGCTGCGGCATGCGCTGGAGACCGGCGACCTGCACCTGATCGCGCCGGTGCGCTTCGCCCTGGCCGAGGCGGCGTGGCTGGCGGGCGAACCCGCCGCCGCGCATGAGCCGCTGGCGGCCGTGGCGGCGATGGACCTCGACAGCTTCGACCCCTGGGCGCTCGGCGAACTGGCCGTGTGGTGGCGGCGCTGCGGGATGACGGCGCCGCCGCCGGCGGTGGCGACGGCACGGGCCCCGGCGCCGCGGGCGGCCGAGCTGGCAGGCGATCCGGCGGCGGCCGCGGCGGAGTGGACGCGGCTGGGCCTGCCCTATGAGGCGGCGCTAGCCCTGACCCAGGTCCGCGGCGGCGAGGCCGGGCCGGCCCTGGCCCGCGCCGTGGCGATGCTGGAGGAGATCGAGGCGCGCCCCGCCGCGCTCCTGGCCCGCAGGACCGCGCAGCGCCTGGGCGTGGCCGACCAGCTGCCGCGGGCGCGCCGCGGCCCCTATTCCGCCGCCCGCCGTCACCCGCTCGGCCTCACCCGGCGCGAGCTGCAGGTGCTGCGCCTGCTGGCCCAGGGCATGGGCAACCAGGACATCGCCCGCCGGCTGGTGCGGTCCCCCCGCACCGTCGAGCACCATGTCTCGGCGGTGCTGGGCAAGCTGAACGCCAGCAGCCGCATGGACGTCGTCCTGCGCCTGCACAGCGAGCCCTGGCTGCTCTCCGCCGGCGAAAAC